In one Hemitrygon akajei chromosome 3, sHemAka1.3, whole genome shotgun sequence genomic region, the following are encoded:
- the LOC140725212 gene encoding calpain-3-like isoform X1 — protein MHGNKQHLPKDFFLYHASKCRSKSYINLREISERFRLPPGEYVIIPSTYEPHQEGEFVLRVFSEKQNLSEEIESQIRTDNPKSLPVISNKESEEDLQFCRIFRQIAGEDMQISAAELKSILNRVVKKHNMKTEGFALESCRSMVALMDTDGSGKLNLAEFKHLWNKIKQWQAIFQEYDKDNSGLIDSYELRSAVNDAGFRLNSHLYELISMRYTDLNMNVDFDSFICCILRLEGMFRAFHAFDKDGDGIIKLNVLEWLQLTIYA, from the exons atgcatgGCAATAAGCAGCACCTCCCCAAAGATTTCTTCCTCTACCACGCCTCCAAATGCAGATCAAAGTCGTACATTAACCTGAGGGAGATATCAGAGCGCTTCAGACTTCCCCCAGGCGAATACGTGATCATTCCTTCCACTTATGAACCACATCAAGAGGGCGAGTTTGTTCTGAGGGTCTTCTCGGAGAAACAGAACCTGTCAGA GGAAattgagagccagatcagaacTGACAATCCTAAG TCTTTGCCAGTGATATCCAACAAGGAGAGTGAGGAGGATCTACAGTTCTGCCGTATCTTCAGACAGATTGCTGGGGAA GACATGCAGATCTCGGCAGCTGAACTGAAGAGCATCCTTAACCGTGTTGTTAAAAAAC ACAATATGAAAACTGAAGGGTTTGCTTTGGAGTCTTGTCGCAGTATGGTTGCCCTCATGGAT ACAGATGGATCTGGAAAGCTGAATCTGGCTGAGTTTAAACATCTATGGAACAAGATTAAGCAATGGCAG GCAATTTTTCAGGAATATGACAAGGATAATTCAGGACTGATTGACAGCTATGAACTGCGGAGTGCTGTGAATGATGCAG GCTTCCGCCTCAACAGCCATCTGTATGAACTCATCTCCATGCGCTACACCGATCTAAATATGAATGTGGACTTCGACAGCTTCATCTGTTGCATTTTGAGATTGGAGGGCATGTTCA GAGCTTTCCATGCATTTGATAAAGATGGAGATGGAATTATTAAACTGAATGTACTAGAG TGGCTGCAGCTCACCATATATGCTTAA